One part of the Solanum dulcamara chromosome 8, daSolDulc1.2, whole genome shotgun sequence genome encodes these proteins:
- the LOC129899090 gene encoding two-component response regulator ARR17-like isoform X1 has product MDFYSYSSSSSSRMGKSCPAHEEPHVLAVDDNLVDRKLVEKLLKKSSCKVTTAENGLRALEYLGLGADQEHSTNNNGSKVNMIITDYCMPGMTGYELLKKIKESSILKDVPVVIMSSENIPTRIDQCMEEGAQMFMLKPLKHSDVKRLRCQLMQCQ; this is encoded by the exons ATGGatttttattcttattcttcttcttcttcaagtagAATGGGGAAATCTTGTCCTGCTCATGAAGAACCTCATGTTCTGGCTGTCGATGACAATCTTGTTGATAGAAAACTTGTCGAAAAATTACTCAAGAAATCCTCTTGCAAAG TGACTACGGCAGAAAATGGTCTGAGGGCCTTGGAGTACTTAGGATTGGGAGCTGATCAGGAGCACTCTACAAATAACAAT GGTTCAAAGGTTAATATGATAATAACAGATTATTGCATGCCAGGAATGACTGGTTATGAGTTGCTTAAGAAAATAAAG GAATCGTCGATTTTGAAGGATGTACCGGTTGTTATTATGTCATCTGAGAATATCCCAACTCGAATTGATCA ATGCATGGAAGAAGGGGCTCAGATGTTCATGTTGAAGCCTCTCAAACACTCTGATGTCAAGAGATTACGATGTCAACTCATGCAATGCCAATGA
- the LOC129899090 gene encoding two-component response regulator ARR17-like isoform X2, whose translation MGKSCPAHEEPHVLAVDDNLVDRKLVEKLLKKSSCKVTTAENGLRALEYLGLGADQEHSTNNNGSKVNMIITDYCMPGMTGYELLKKIKESSILKDVPVVIMSSENIPTRIDQCMEEGAQMFMLKPLKHSDVKRLRCQLMQCQ comes from the exons ATGGGGAAATCTTGTCCTGCTCATGAAGAACCTCATGTTCTGGCTGTCGATGACAATCTTGTTGATAGAAAACTTGTCGAAAAATTACTCAAGAAATCCTCTTGCAAAG TGACTACGGCAGAAAATGGTCTGAGGGCCTTGGAGTACTTAGGATTGGGAGCTGATCAGGAGCACTCTACAAATAACAAT GGTTCAAAGGTTAATATGATAATAACAGATTATTGCATGCCAGGAATGACTGGTTATGAGTTGCTTAAGAAAATAAAG GAATCGTCGATTTTGAAGGATGTACCGGTTGTTATTATGTCATCTGAGAATATCCCAACTCGAATTGATCA ATGCATGGAAGAAGGGGCTCAGATGTTCATGTTGAAGCCTCTCAAACACTCTGATGTCAAGAGATTACGATGTCAACTCATGCAATGCCAATGA